In the genome of Candidatus Promineifilum breve, the window TTGCCGGAGTAGTGGATAGTGGATAGTGGATAGTGGGCAGTGGGCAGTCATGCTTCTGCCCACTGCTTCCTATAAATCCTAGAAACCGAGTTTTTTGGAAAAAACTCGGTTTCTACATGCAGGCCAGAGAATTACCGAGATATGGTATAATGCCGGGGTGATGATCGCCGCCGTAAACCCCACCACAACCGAACTGGAAGCGGAACTGGCCAGCCTGCTGCCCGACTGGATCGCCTTGGAGCCAGGGCGCTGGCAGCGGGTGCAGTATGCGCTGCGCCGTTTGGAGAGCACCGGGCCGGTCTTCCCGACGTTTGAATCGTTTGTGGAGTGGGTTGATGAGGACACGTCGGCCGAATGGATCGAGGGGGAAGTTTGCTTCATGAGTCCGGCATCAACCAGGCATCAGTTAATTGTCGGTCTTTTGGCGCCTCTCATGCGGGCGTTTGTCGAGTCGGGCCAATTGGGAACCGTATTGACCGCGCCCTACAAGATGAAGATCCCCGGCTATGGGGCCGAACCGGACATTCTGTTTGTTGCCACGGCCAATGAGAGTCAGATTCGCCGGACGTACCTCGACGGCCCGGCCGACCTGGTGGTTGAAATCATCTCCCCCGAGAGCGTCGAGCGTGACCGGATCAGGAAGTACAACGATTACGAAGCGGCCGGCGTGGGCGAGTATTGGCTGATCGACCCGGAGCGCGAGACGGCCGAAGGCTATACGCTGACGAATGGCCGCTACCAACGCATCGAACCGGCCGGGGACGCGCTGGCCTCGGCCATTTTGCCCGGCTTTGTGTTGCCGTTGGCCTGGCTGCGCCTGGGCCAACAACCCACACTCATCGAAGCGTTGCGCTCGATGGGTATCCTCTAATCCGCATTGCCGCGACCATTCGCCCCTCATATAATACAGAGGTGGGAACAGGTCGCGGGGCCGCCCCTCGGCCGCCGTCTGTCTCTGCGCCCAACCAATTGAAATTACAATAATCGATAGAAAATCAGCGCGCGGAGGCCAGGCTTACCGGCGCGAAAATAGAACGTAGGAGTACACAATGGCTAAAAATCGTAAGAAGGTGCGCGTTGCCATCATCGGCGTCGGCAACTGCGCCAACGCGCTCATCCAGGGCGTCCACTATTACAAGAACGCCGCCGACGACCAGGAGATCCCCGGCCTCATGCACGCCAGCCTGGGCGGCTACCACGTGCGCGACATCGAGTTTTCGGCCGCTTTCGACGTGGTGACGACCAAGGTCGGCCGCGACTTGAGCGAGGCGATGTGGGCCTATCCCAACGACACCATCAAGTTCGCCGACGTGCCCTATCTCAACGTGCCCGTCCATCGCGGCATGACCCATGACGGCATCGGCAAATACCTGTCGATGAAGGTGGAAAAGGCCCCCGGCCCGACCGACGACATCATCAAGATCCTGAAGGAGACCGAAACCGACGTGGTGGTCAACTTCATGCCCGTTGGTTCGGAGATGGCGACCAAGTGGTACGTGGAGCAGATCATTGAGGCCGGCTGCGGCTTCGTCAATGGTATCCCCGTCTTCATCGCCAGCTCGCCCTACTGGAGCAAGCGCTTCAGCGACGCCAAGCTGCCCATCATCGGCGACGACGTCAAGAGCCAACTGGGGGCGACCATCACCCACCGCGTGCTGACCAACGTCTTCAAGGATCGCGGCATCCACATCGACCGCACCTACCAGCTCAACTTCGGCGGCAACATGGACTTCTACAACATGCTGGAGCGCGAGCGGCTGGAGTCGAAGAAGATCTCCAAGACCAACGCCGTCACCAGCCAGTTGCCCTATGACATGGGCGAGGACAACGTCCACGTGGGGCCGAGCGACTACGTGCCGTGGCTGACCGACCGCAAGTGGTGCCACATCCGCATGGAAGGGCGGGCCTTCGGTGACGTGCCGTTGCAACTGGAACTGAAGCTGGAAGTGTGGGATTCGCCCAACTCGGCCGGGGTCATCATCGACGCCGTGCGCTGCGCCAAGCTGGCCCTCGACCGCGGGCTGGGCGGCCCCATGACCGCGCCGTCGTCCTACTTCATGAAGTCGCCGCCGGTGCAATACACCGACGACGAAGCCCACCGCCTGGTGGAAGAGTTCATCGCCGGCAACGCGACGCCCATCGCCCCGGCCCCCGAAGCGGATGGCGAATTCGCTGCCGCGGATTAATCTTTAGTGGTCTGTGGTCCGTGGTCTGTGGTCTGTAACGCCCACAGACCACAGACCACAGACGACAGACGACAGACCACAGACCACTGACCACTAACCCATGCTGACTGAAGAGCAATTTGAAGCGCTCATCGGCGAGGCCCTCGACGACCTGCCGCCGTTCTTCCAGGAGCAGATGGACAACCTGGTCATCCTGCTGGAGACGTGGCCGTCGCGCCACACGCTGCGGCGCATGGGGCTGCCGCCGGGCCAGACGCTGCTGGGTCTCTACTCCGGCATCCCCCTGACCGAGCGCAGCCACGCCTATAACCTCGTGCCGCCCGATACCATCACCCTCTACCAGGGGCCGATTGAGAACGCCGCCCGCGATGGGGACGAAGGCGACCATCTGGCGCGGGTGCGCGCCGAAATCCGCCATACCGTTGTCCACGAGATCGCCCACCACTTCGGCATCGACGATGACCGCCTGGTGGAATTGGGCGCATATTAAGTACGTCCCGCCCCCGACTTACCTCCCAAATTAAGTAGAATTATTCAAAACGAATAATACCATTACAATCTCTCTCTGAGAGCGTACTTTTAATGGCGTTATGTATTGCGGTTGTCATAAGTATCTGGTACTATAGTAGCCATTGGTATAGTCAAAATACCTATAGAAGTACCCTAATTGAATAGTGCTCGACAAGGCGTCGCGGTCGGAATCGAACGCGCATGCCGGCTCGATAACGGCTGCCGGTGATCCGTTGTACCTCTGGGTTCAACGCTCATCGCATCGCCGCATGTTGGCCGTCGGCCGCTCGTTTCATCGCGCGTCACTTTGGGAAGAGGAGCGTGGCTGATGAAGACAGCAGTATCGTCTTTGGGCAAGCCAGTGGAGGCCTCTCATGTCGCGCCGTCGCAAGCGTATTGCCCCAAATGTGGGGGGGCGGTCACCTTGCGCGTGCGTCGTCTGATGGCTAACAGCGGTAATAGCTACTATTGGCGTCATCTGGACGACGATCACCCCTGTGATCGTCAGAAACCTTTCATGCGTTTGCGCCCGGCGATGTGAAAATTGGGCAAAGAGTGCGTGAGTAGGTCGTAGATTCAACAACTGAATAGTCCCGCGCCTGGCAATTCAATGTTAAAATGGGCGCAGTAGTTCGAGCAATGGCCTCTCGTCCGCCATTCGTCCCCCGCGGGCGAACGCGGGCGGGCAGGCTCAGCGCGCGAACTCCAGCCCGACATTGAATGGAGACTTCATCACATGAGCGTAGGCCAGGCAATTCTCTTTTTCGTGATCGGTGGCGCTGTCGCCTTGCTCGCGGCCGCCATCGTCGCGGCGATGGTGTCATCAGGCGTCCGCCGCGCCACGCAGCGCCAGTTTGATAACCAGTTGAAAGCCCAGAAGGACCTCAACGACGAACAGGTGCGCAGCCTGAAATGGGCGCTGCAGGAACAACAGCAGGTACAGCAGGAATCGCTGGAGCATTTCATCCAGGAGCGCGCCGCGGAACCGCCGCCGCCGGCGGTCATGACCCAGGTCATGGCCGCGCCGCCGGTCAATGACAACGGCCTGGGCGCGGATTCGGTGGCCCTGCGCGACCGGCTGATGAGCGACAAGAACGCCCACGGCGCGAATCTGCGCAAGGCCAATCTGCGCGGCCTCGACCTGTCCGGGGCCGACATGGGCGACGCCAATCTGAAGCAGGCCAATCTACAGGAAGCCAATCTGAGCGAGGCCGACCTGCGTGGGGCGCACCTGGCCGGGGCCGATCTGAAGCGGGCCACGCTGGTGCGCGCCGTGCTGACCGGGGCCGACCTGAGCGGGGCCGACCTGAGCCATGCCGTGCTGCATGGGGCCGACCTGACCGCCGCCGATTTGAACCAGGCCGACCTGAAGGGCGCGCTCATCGATGACGAGACCCAGCTCGATGCCAAATGGCGGCTGGCCTGGGAGATCGTCAACCACGGCGCGGCCGGGCGCGACCTGAGCCGGGCCGACCTGCGCGACGTGGACCTGTGGGGCGTCGATCTGCGCGCCGCCCGCCTGTGGGAGACCGATCTCTCGGCCGCCCGCCTGACCCGCGCCGATTTGCGCCGGGCTAAGCTATGGAAGACCCACATCGACGAGCATACCCAACTCGATGACAAATGGCGTCTGACCTGGGAGATCGTCAACCAGGGCGCGGCCGGGCGCGATCTGCGCGAGATCGATCTGACCGAGTCTGACCTGAGCCGGGCCGACCTGAGCCGCGCCGGGCTGACCAAGGCCAATCTGGCCAAGGTCGATTTGAGCAACGCCGATTTGAGCGGGGCCAATCTGAGCGGGGCCAACCTCACCCGCTCCACGCTCATCGGGGCCGACGCCCGCGAGGCCAATCTGAGCGGGGCCAGCCTCAACGGGGCCGACCTGACCCGCGCCGATTTCAGCCGGGCCAAGATGAGCTGGACCGACCTGCGCAATACGGTCGTCACCGAACTGACCCAGATCGACCCCAAGTGGCGGCTGGTGTGGGAGATCGTCAATCAGGGGGCCATGCAGCGCGATCTGAGCCGGGCCGATCTGGCCGGGGCCAATCTGCGCGATGCCAATCTGAACGGGGCCGATTTGCGCGGGGCCAAGCTGTGGCTGGCCGACCTGGCCGGGGCCGACATGCGCCGCGCCAATCTGCGCAGCACCGATTTGCGCGAATCGAATCTGGTGGGCACGAATCTGAGCGAGACCAATCTGCAAGACACCAACCTGACCGGGGCGCGCTACGATGCCAACACGCGCTGGCCGGCCGGCTTCGATGCCGTCCTGGCCGGGGCGCTCATCCGCGGCAACCACCCGCGCGCCGAACCGCAACGCGAACTGGTCGATTAATCGCCCGGTTCACTATTGGCCGCCGATAAAAGATAATGATTTAACCACGGATTGACACGGATTGGACGGATATGACGGATAGCCCACCGACTAATCCGTGTCAATCCGTTAAATCCGTGTCAATCCGTGGTTGATTATTTCTCCGCAACGGGCGGCCCGGAGGAAACAGTATGTGCGGCCGATTTGCTCTGGCAGCCACCGGGGAAGAGGTGGCCGCCCACTATCAGTTGCCCGAAGTGCCGTTCGTTGTGCCCCGCTACAACGTGGCTCCCACGCAGCCGGTGGCCGCCGTGCGGCTGAACGCCCGCGGCGAGCGCGAATTCACCTTTTTCCAGTGGGGTCTCATCCCGTCGTGGGCCAAGGAGCCGTCGATCGGCTCGAAGATGATCAACGCCCGGGCCGAGACGGCGGCCGAAAAGCCCGCCTTCCGCGCCGCCTTCAAGCGCCGCCGCTGCCTGTTGCCCATGACCGGCTTCTATGAGTGGCAGGCCACCGACGGCCGCAAGCAGCCGATGTACATCCACGGCGCGGGCGGGGGGTTGTTGTCGCTGGCCGGGTTGTGGGAAGTGTGGCAGTCGGCCGACGGCGGCCTGCTGGAGACCTGCACCATCCTGACCACCACGCCCAACGCCCTCATGGAGTCGATCCACAACCGGATGCCGGTCATCGTGGAACCGTTGGACTATGGCGCGTGGCTGGCCGCCGACACGCCGGCCGACGAACTGCACCACCTGCTGCGCCCCTACGCCGCCGAACAGTTGGCGGCCTACCCGGTCAGCACGGCCGTCAATCGGCCGCAGAATGACGCGGTTGAGTGTATTGCGCCGCTGACTGAAGAGTAGTGGTCAGTGGACAGTGGGCAGTAAGGATACTGCCCACTGTCCACTGACTACTGTCCACTGCTTCTTACCGAATCCGCTCCAGCTTCCAGTTATCAAGGAACCAGCCATTATTGGCCGTCTCGAAGCGATTGCGGAAGGACGCGCCGAGGCGAACGCCGCCGGCCTGGGCCACGTTGAACTCGTAGACGCGGCTGTTGGGCTGCCCGGCCGTCACCGTCGTCCACTCCGTGCCGCCGTCGTTATGGATGACGCGCACTTCGCCGGACAGCGGGTCGGTGTTGAAATCGCGCGTGCCGCCGGGGTAGTATTGGGCCACGATGTCGGGGAAGAAGTTGAGCGTCATGCGATAGCTGCCCGGTTGCAGATAGACGTCCTGGAACAGACTGAACGACGTGGGCGCGCCGCCCTTGAAGACCTTCACCGACTTGTAGCCTTCGGGGATGAACCAGGCCCATTCCGTTTCGGGCAGTTGGTTCTTGCCCACCACGCGCACTTCGGGCCGGTTGAAGTTGCCGCCCGAACCGGGGTTCAGCGTGTTCGGCCCCTCGTCGGTCGCCAGTTGCCAGCCGGTGGGAACCTGTAGCTCATTATAGAGGTAGAAGTACCAGTCGCCCTCGAAGTTGCCGTTCTTGAACAGGTTGGTCACGTTCGGGTCGGCGGTGGGCAGGGTGGGCGGAGCGGCCGTGGCCTGCGGGGCGGTCGTGGCGCTGGTGGGCGGCGTGGTCGCGGCGGGCAGGCTGGAGGCCAGACCGCTGACGCCGGGGATGAGCAGCTCCTGCCCGGCGAAGATCAGCCCGGCGTTGGTGATGTTGTTGGCGGCCACGATGTCGGCAATCGCCACGTTATAGGCCAGCGACAGGCGGAAGAGTGAGTCGCCCTTCTGCACCGTGTGGAGCACGCCGTCTTCGACCACGATCGCGTGGGCCGGCAGCGTGGTGGGCGTGGTCGGGCTGGGGGTGGCCGTGGCCGCCGGCAGGGGCTGGCCGGTGGCCGGGCCATCGACGCCGGGGATGATCAGTTCGTGCCCGGCGACGATCAGATTGGGGTTGACGATGTTGTTGGCCTGCACGATCGCGTCGATGGTGACGCCATATTGCAGCGAGATGCGATAGAGCGAATCGCCCGGCTGGATGACGTGGACTGTGTCGGCGCGAACGATGGCGGCGAACAGCAGCAGCATCAAGGCCAGGGTGGGAACGATGAGAAAGCGAATTTTCAGTTTCATAGATCCATTTTCCGTGTATTGTGTACGCCCAACCGGGAATACCGGGCGGAATTATCCTATGTTCGGGGTAAGCCGGCAACTGCTTCTTCTCTTGGCTCCCTCTGTGTACCTCTTATAGCAGCCAAAACCCAGCCGTCTACTTCTGGAACTCCTCGCGCATGACGCCCATCAACACCAGATCGTCATACGCCCCATCGCTCCAGACGTGCTGCCGCAGCCGCCCCTCCTCGACGAAGCCACAGGCGCGATAGGCGCGGATGCCCCGCTCGTTGCGGCCGTGGACGCGCAGAAAGACCCGCCGCAGATTGAGCAGGCGAAAGGCGTGGTCGAGCACCAGGCGAATCGCCTCCCGCCCATAGCCGCGCCCCCAATACGCCTTGTCGCCGATGGTGATACCCAGTTCGGCCGTGCGGCCAAACGGATCCACGTCGCGCACGCCGCAAAAGCCGATGATCTGCCCGTCAGCCTCGATGGCGAAGTTGACGCCGCCCTTGCCGCCGTCGCGGCCGCCGCCGGCCGTGTCGCGCTCGAAGTCGGCCACGACGCGGGCGAACGATTGCGGCCAGGGCGGGTCGCCGCCGCCGGCCAGTTCCACAGCCACGTCGTTGTTGAAGGCCAGGATGCGCGGCAGGTCATCGCGCTCGACGGCGCGCAGCGTAACACGTTCTCCCTGTAACATAATCTTAGCCAAATGTTCCTTTCAGTGATTCGGCCGTGGGCGCGCCCCCGGCCTCGATGAGCGCCCGCGCCTCATCGACCCGATCCCAGATGTCCAGGAGCAGCACACCGCACAGGCGGCCGTCCTTCAGATAGTACAGCGCCCCCC includes:
- a CDS encoding Uma2 family endonuclease is translated as MIAAVNPTTTELEAELASLLPDWIALEPGRWQRVQYALRRLESTGPVFPTFESFVEWVDEDTSAEWIEGEVCFMSPASTRHQLIVGLLAPLMRAFVESGQLGTVLTAPYKMKIPGYGAEPDILFVATANESQIRRTYLDGPADLVVEIISPESVERDRIRKYNDYEAAGVGEYWLIDPERETAEGYTLTNGRYQRIEPAGDALASAILPGFVLPLAWLRLGQQPTLIEALRSMGIL
- a CDS encoding inositol-3-phosphate synthase, with the protein product MAKNRKKVRVAIIGVGNCANALIQGVHYYKNAADDQEIPGLMHASLGGYHVRDIEFSAAFDVVTTKVGRDLSEAMWAYPNDTIKFADVPYLNVPVHRGMTHDGIGKYLSMKVEKAPGPTDDIIKILKETETDVVVNFMPVGSEMATKWYVEQIIEAGCGFVNGIPVFIASSPYWSKRFSDAKLPIIGDDVKSQLGATITHRVLTNVFKDRGIHIDRTYQLNFGGNMDFYNMLERERLESKKISKTNAVTSQLPYDMGEDNVHVGPSDYVPWLTDRKWCHIRMEGRAFGDVPLQLELKLEVWDSPNSAGVIIDAVRCAKLALDRGLGGPMTAPSSYFMKSPPVQYTDDEAHRLVEEFIAGNATPIAPAPEADGEFAAAD
- a CDS encoding metallopeptidase family protein is translated as MLTEEQFEALIGEALDDLPPFFQEQMDNLVILLETWPSRHTLRRMGLPPGQTLLGLYSGIPLTERSHAYNLVPPDTITLYQGPIENAARDGDEGDHLARVRAEIRHTVVHEIAHHFGIDDDRLVELGAY
- a CDS encoding pentapeptide repeat-containing protein; this translates as MSVGQAILFFVIGGAVALLAAAIVAAMVSSGVRRATQRQFDNQLKAQKDLNDEQVRSLKWALQEQQQVQQESLEHFIQERAAEPPPPAVMTQVMAAPPVNDNGLGADSVALRDRLMSDKNAHGANLRKANLRGLDLSGADMGDANLKQANLQEANLSEADLRGAHLAGADLKRATLVRAVLTGADLSGADLSHAVLHGADLTAADLNQADLKGALIDDETQLDAKWRLAWEIVNHGAAGRDLSRADLRDVDLWGVDLRAARLWETDLSAARLTRADLRRAKLWKTHIDEHTQLDDKWRLTWEIVNQGAAGRDLREIDLTESDLSRADLSRAGLTKANLAKVDLSNADLSGANLSGANLTRSTLIGADAREANLSGASLNGADLTRADFSRAKMSWTDLRNTVVTELTQIDPKWRLVWEIVNQGAMQRDLSRADLAGANLRDANLNGADLRGAKLWLADLAGADMRRANLRSTDLRESNLVGTNLSETNLQDTNLTGARYDANTRWPAGFDAVLAGALIRGNHPRAEPQRELVD
- a CDS encoding SOS response-associated peptidase, coding for MCGRFALAATGEEVAAHYQLPEVPFVVPRYNVAPTQPVAAVRLNARGEREFTFFQWGLIPSWAKEPSIGSKMINARAETAAEKPAFRAAFKRRRCLLPMTGFYEWQATDGRKQPMYIHGAGGGLLSLAGLWEVWQSADGGLLETCTILTTTPNALMESIHNRMPVIVEPLDYGAWLAADTPADELHHLLRPYAAEQLAAYPVSTAVNRPQNDAVECIAPLTEE
- a CDS encoding LysM peptidoglycan-binding domain-containing protein, whose amino-acid sequence is MKLKIRFLIVPTLALMLLLFAAIVRADTVHVIQPGDSLYRISLQYGVTIDAIVQANNIVNPNLIVAGHELIIPGVDGPATGQPLPAATATPSPTTPTTLPAHAIVVEDGVLHTVQKGDSLFRLSLAYNVAIADIVAANNITNAGLIFAGQELLIPGVSGLASSLPAATTPPTSATTAPQATAAPPTLPTADPNVTNLFKNGNFEGDWYFYLYNELQVPTGWQLATDEGPNTLNPGSGGNFNRPEVRVVGKNQLPETEWAWFIPEGYKSVKVFKGGAPTSFSLFQDVYLQPGSYRMTLNFFPDIVAQYYPGGTRDFNTDPLSGEVRVIHNDGGTEWTTVTAGQPNSRVYEFNVAQAGGVRLGASFRNRFETANNGWFLDNWKLERIR
- a CDS encoding GNAT family N-acetyltransferase, which gives rise to MLQGERVTLRAVERDDLPRILAFNNDVAVELAGGGDPPWPQSFARVVADFERDTAGGGRDGGKGGVNFAIEADGQIIGFCGVRDVDPFGRTAELGITIGDKAYWGRGYGREAIRLVLDHAFRLLNLRRVFLRVHGRNERGIRAYRACGFVEEGRLRQHVWSDGAYDDLVLMGVMREEFQK